Part of the Ziziphus jujuba cultivar Dongzao chromosome 8, ASM3175591v1 genome is shown below.
ACGTACGTTCATATATCAGATATCGTACATCTACATCACAAAGAAAATATACAAAtctctttcatttttgaaaaatatatatatatatatatatatatattacaataatcTTTCAAAACAAAACATACAAGAATATTATTATGGCAACTCCATTTCTGAATGAATTGAAGAAGCAAGCTTCGTTCTTCTTCAAAGACAAGATTAAAACTGTTCGTTTGGTGCTCACTGATGCAACTCCTACACAACTGTATGTACCACTCTATTATTCTTGATCTTTTTGTTGggttttttcctaaatttttttttttttttttttttttttaaattttgttttctttgttgggGGCCGGGAATTATATACAGAATGACAGACGAAGCTACAAATGGGAATTCATGGCCACCAGACACACGTACCTTTCGAGTGATTTCGAGGGCTGCTTTCGATATTGATGATTACTGGAGGATTGTGGAGATTCTACACAAGAGGTTTAATTGCTGCCActgcttaattaattttcttttatcttgtAAATACCCATTGGCATGGTTTCTGAAATGCTACTTCTAGTTTTCCCAGAAGAGTTTTGAGAAAAGCTTAAAACCAAAGCAACTGAAAGTCgtaaagctttttttttaaaaaagaaatttcaagtTATAAAGATttgcaaaatcaaaatttatcccAAACAAAACCTAAAATGATCATTGAACCTTTTTCCATTGGGAAAAACAGGTTGATGAACTTTGATAGGGAGAACTGGCGAGGGTCTTACAAGGCTCTAATATTATTGGAACACCTTCTCACCCATGGACCTCTAAGTGTTGCTTTGGAGTTTCAGGATGATAAAGATACTATCAAAAACATGGGAAGCTTTCAGCATATTGATGAGAAGGggtttgtatttgtattttccaTATGGTCATTTAATTTTGCATCAGCAacccaaatttaaaattttttgcacTTTTTCCATATGCAAACAGGTTCAACTGGGGCTTTTGTGTGAAAAAGTTGTCAGAGAGAGTATTGAAGCTTCTTGAAGATGAGTTGTTTCGTAAACAAGAGAGGGCCAAAGCTCATAATCTAACTCGAGGAATTCAAGGCTTTGGGAGCTTCAATCAGCGTTCCTCTTCCAATTCAAAAGAAAGCTTGGAATTCTTCGCTAGTAAGACTTACGGGAGATGTAATTCTCATTACAATGAACATGGTGATCAAAATCAGAAAACCAAGTTCTTGGCCTCGAACggatttttctttgttgatgAAGATGGGATTGGCAAGAAAAGGCATATCGATTTGGAATCCAGAAAACCAGAAAAGTATTCAGATTCTAACTGGTTGAGTGAAGAAGATGAATACAGCACAGAGGATCATCCATTTTGTACTAAGAACAAGCATCCGCTCACAGATTCCCTGCTTTCTTCCGTAGAATGAAAGCATGAAATTAAGAACAACTTATAGGTTTGCTCTAGGATTGCTGTTCTAAGAATTCCACTTTGTGTACGTAGAAATTAGAACTGTTTGAGACGACTTAGTTGTAGACATATAATTTCGTGTAtagtgaaaaatatttaaatgatttgttgctaaaatttaaaaaagaaaaaccttctTTCACGTGTGCAACCACTGATTTTTCATttgggaaaaaggaaaattatggttaaaatatatgaaacatggttttaaaaaaaaaatatacatatatattattgttatgaaAATTATGTCTTGCAAcgttaatattttaaacaaaatactCAGATTATTGTAGAAATTACTTGCgatcaaattattataaaaaatattcatttgactagcaaaatatataaaaaagaaatataatatcaagtaaaaagtagaaattaagtcaaaataaaatttaaaaaaagaaaaaagaaaaaaaaaaagcctgtgATTGAGGAAAACATATatgtaaaacaaacaaaattctaAACTATCATATGGTATTCTCTCAGACAAACTCAAAGGCTCCAAAGTCCTTCGCATCTGAAACAAGTAAATTATGGAGTTCGGGATCAAAGAAAAGTTGCTCAAAAATTGGCTTCTTAGCTTCTTTACCGATCAGAAGCATTTGGAAATTCCAAGTTAAAGAGTAAATGGCATATGAGATCTGCCTTGTTTAAACAATTGGAAACAAAACTAGATCAAGCCCTTCTGCTTGTTAATCCCACGACAAAGACTAATCaagaaataaatcataaaattggagccattactatatatatatatatatatatatatgtttcgaAAGTCTTTTGTTCTATGTCTAAAGGGAtcttttattagaccaaaactCAATAATAAGTAGAATTGCAAATCAATGTAATAGCATAACAATCCTTGATGGGGCATAACAGATTGGCATTTTGTGcagccaaaaggaaaaaaaatagaaaaatactgGAACGGTAATATTCAAAGACAAACAGAGGATAACAAAATCTGATCACTTCGGCAGTTTACTTCCTGCCTTCTCAAAGTAATCACTCCAACATGCAAATGACATAGAAGGATAACAAAGCTAGAACCAACCTGTTAAAAACTAGACTTAAAGAAAC
Proteins encoded:
- the LOC107413468 gene encoding uncharacterized protein LOC107413468 isoform X2 gives rise to the protein MATPFLNELKKQASFFFKDKIKTVRLVLTDATPTQLMTDEATNGNSWPPDTRTFRVISRAAFDIDDYWRIVEILHKRFNWGFCVKKLSERVLKLLEDELFRKQERAKAHNLTRGIQGFGSFNQRSSSNSKESLEFFASKTYGRCNSHYNEHGDQNQKTKFLASNGFFFVDEDGIGKKRHIDLESRKPEKYSDSNWLSEEDEYSTEDHPFCTKNKHPLTDSLLSSVE
- the LOC107413468 gene encoding epsin-3 isoform X1 → MATPFLNELKKQASFFFKDKIKTVRLVLTDATPTQLMTDEATNGNSWPPDTRTFRVISRAAFDIDDYWRIVEILHKRLMNFDRENWRGSYKALILLEHLLTHGPLSVALEFQDDKDTIKNMGSFQHIDEKGFNWGFCVKKLSERVLKLLEDELFRKQERAKAHNLTRGIQGFGSFNQRSSSNSKESLEFFASKTYGRCNSHYNEHGDQNQKTKFLASNGFFFVDEDGIGKKRHIDLESRKPEKYSDSNWLSEEDEYSTEDHPFCTKNKHPLTDSLLSSVE